A single genomic interval of uncultured Desulfobulbus sp. harbors:
- a CDS encoding metal ABC transporter permease: MIDLTPVYNLVAQLLPFDCLQARFMQQAFIGLLLLAPMAAVMGIMVVNFRMAFFADAISHSAFAGVALGLLFAVDPNWTMPAFGLLVGLGIMVMQRSSGLSSDTVIGVFFSAMVAFGLAIVSRDRSLARDLQRFLYGDILTISDGQILFLILLFIGLMSFQVISYNHLLYIGLNPTLAKAHRVRVAIHQYIFTGLLALIVMFAVQAMGVLLVTALLIVPAAAARNLARSAGTMFWWALLISLTSSISGLILSAQDWARTATGATIILVACGWFVLSLLPAALRRERK; the protein is encoded by the coding sequence ATGATTGATCTGACACCGGTCTACAACCTCGTCGCTCAGCTCCTGCCCTTTGACTGTCTCCAGGCGAGGTTCATGCAGCAGGCCTTCATCGGCCTGCTGCTGCTGGCTCCCATGGCCGCGGTCATGGGGATCATGGTGGTCAACTTTCGCATGGCCTTTTTTGCCGATGCGATCAGCCACTCCGCCTTTGCCGGCGTGGCCCTGGGGCTCTTGTTCGCGGTTGATCCCAACTGGACCATGCCCGCCTTCGGCCTGCTGGTGGGGCTGGGGATCATGGTGATGCAGCGAAGTTCCGGATTATCAAGCGACACCGTGATCGGGGTCTTTTTCTCGGCCATGGTGGCCTTCGGTCTGGCCATCGTCAGCCGGGACCGCTCCTTGGCGCGTGACCTGCAACGTTTTCTCTACGGCGACATTCTCACCATCAGTGACGGCCAGATTCTCTTTCTCATCCTCCTGTTCATCGGCCTGATGAGCTTTCAGGTGATCAGTTACAACCACCTGCTTTATATCGGCCTCAACCCCACCCTGGCCAAGGCCCACCGCGTTCGCGTCGCCATTCACCAATATATTTTCACCGGTTTGCTGGCCCTGATCGTAATGTTTGCGGTGCAGGCCATGGGGGTTTTGTTGGTCACCGCCCTGCTCATCGTGCCGGCGGCAGCGGCCCGCAATCTTGCACGATCCGCGGGAACCATGTTCTGGTGGGCACTCTTGATCAGCCTCACCTCATCCATCAGCGGTTTGATCCTCTCTGCCCAGGACTGGGCGCGCACTGCGACCGGAGCCACCATCATCCTCGTCGCCTGCGGATGGTTTGTGCTCAGTCTGCTGCCGGCGGCACTTCGCCGGGAACGAAAATAG
- a CDS encoding DUF4424 family protein, translating into MIKKRALILLLALCCLPAFALANDGFGGLSATGLQFGKTDQVRMVREDLFISIKKVAVRSLFHNDGPGDVAGEVIFPLPPISLYELDNSNFSLGENQLASANPVQFTAQINGMAIPVRTDRIAVVEPPYDQRTEAKDGYDAPGQEVTRLLEGFSLPLSLDLAKIKGLLAGFDPSTQKRLQQLGLVELYPGHPPIPRWSIIIRYHWPQRFPAGKDMLIEHSYDPAPPGGIFTWPAEEKELYPYQQELIRDYCIDLPTRRGIVKRLHRPGRGEMAGTGMAVYLNYVLTTANTWHGPIGTFHLTIDKGATNRILSLCMEGIKKTGPTRFEVVRQNFRPTKDLRLLFVSPLEN; encoded by the coding sequence GTGATAAAAAAACGAGCATTGATCCTTCTGCTGGCCCTGTGCTGCCTTCCAGCCTTTGCACTGGCCAACGACGGATTCGGCGGGCTGAGCGCCACCGGCCTCCAGTTTGGCAAAACCGATCAGGTGCGCATGGTGCGGGAGGATCTCTTCATCAGCATCAAGAAAGTTGCCGTTCGCTCTCTCTTCCACAATGACGGCCCGGGAGACGTGGCCGGTGAGGTGATCTTTCCCCTGCCGCCCATTTCGCTCTATGAACTCGACAACAGCAATTTCTCCTTGGGAGAGAACCAACTGGCCTCTGCAAATCCAGTGCAGTTCACCGCGCAGATCAACGGCATGGCCATTCCGGTACGGACAGATCGCATCGCCGTTGTGGAACCGCCCTACGATCAACGTACAGAGGCCAAGGACGGCTACGATGCCCCGGGACAGGAGGTGACACGGCTGCTTGAAGGCTTTTCGCTGCCGCTCTCGCTTGACCTTGCCAAGATAAAGGGCCTGCTCGCCGGATTTGATCCGAGCACCCAAAAGCGTCTGCAGCAGCTGGGCCTGGTGGAACTTTACCCCGGTCACCCCCCCATACCGCGCTGGTCGATTATCATCCGCTATCACTGGCCGCAACGGTTTCCCGCAGGCAAGGACATGCTCATCGAGCACAGTTATGATCCGGCTCCGCCCGGCGGCATCTTCACCTGGCCGGCTGAGGAAAAGGAGCTCTATCCCTATCAGCAGGAGCTGATTCGTGACTACTGCATCGATCTCCCCACCCGCAGGGGGATCGTCAAACGGCTGCATCGCCCGGGCCGGGGGGAGATGGCCGGAACCGGCATGGCGGTGTACCTCAATTACGTGCTGACCACGGCCAACACCTGGCACGGACCGATCGGCACCTTTCACCTGACCATCGACAAGGGGGCCACAAACCGGATCCTTTCCCTCTGTATGGAGGGTATCAAAAA
- a CDS encoding acetate--CoA ligase family protein, whose product MDRFFAPSSLAVYGLSSKAQNTPRIIVENCLRWGFRGRIFGINPTSVETDVSGIRVYRAASELPLVPELAALLIPARFVPQAVEDCGRADIKRLAILSGGFNESGENGASLAARVCELAHDYGIRFVGPNGLTLADTASGLCLPFVPSYPVLHGGFSMITQSGGLGLFLWNLLKNEQVGLAKFASIGNKLDLDEVDFLHYLGQDPATKVIGLYLESIANGRRLIDVAQKIDKPIIILKANTSTAGSQAALSHTASLSNDEAIIDTAFERAGIIRIDHLHEFITTTKAFLLPPMRGKRLMAMSPAGGLGVAMADLCEHRGFAFADPGETFYRELQEIANAGIIRLSNPLDMGDIYQIDKYPLIFSHVLASPEVDGAIFVSQTPAMPSQGKDVFTAMFTTDLTLEMTGAVRSSAKPLALVLYGDGQQVATLKKRCRIPVFNGLEEAISALHRQMSFHARQAEGHFQADEPLLRQHPDRGQEWLSRHDGAIGEESLEFLSRYGLVSPRAEIARSPEEAAGLAESIGFPVAFKVISPQGLHKTEVGGVLLGIASLEEAGEGFRQIQANLKLSAPGARFDGVRVTAMAGEGHDLFIGGLQDPSFGPVLFFGYGGILIELLADVERVLCPSSRTEIREKLQRLQAWRLLSGIRGQKAVNPEPFIDLACTLSQVLAHNPQIRELDINPVRLCFDGTLLALDARMRVQQIGTTTAERNNCSPLG is encoded by the coding sequence ATGGATCGATTCTTTGCCCCGAGTTCTCTTGCAGTGTACGGTCTCTCCTCCAAAGCGCAGAACACGCCGCGGATTATCGTGGAAAACTGCCTGCGCTGGGGGTTTCGCGGCCGTATCTTCGGCATCAACCCGACCAGCGTCGAGACCGATGTCAGCGGGATCCGCGTCTATCGTGCCGCCTCCGAGCTGCCCCTGGTCCCCGAACTGGCGGCACTGCTCATTCCAGCCCGCTTTGTGCCCCAGGCTGTGGAGGATTGCGGCCGGGCGGACATCAAGCGGTTGGCCATTCTCTCCGGCGGGTTCAATGAATCCGGTGAAAACGGCGCCTCCCTGGCCGCCCGGGTCTGCGAGCTGGCCCACGACTACGGCATACGCTTTGTCGGCCCAAACGGCCTGACCCTGGCCGACACCGCAAGCGGCCTCTGCCTGCCTTTCGTGCCTTCCTACCCGGTTCTGCACGGCGGCTTTTCCATGATCACCCAGAGTGGCGGCCTAGGGCTTTTTTTGTGGAACCTTCTAAAAAATGAGCAGGTTGGACTGGCCAAATTTGCCAGCATCGGCAACAAGCTTGATCTGGACGAGGTCGATTTCCTCCACTACCTCGGACAGGACCCGGCCACGAAGGTCATCGGGCTCTATCTGGAGAGCATTGCCAACGGAAGACGCCTGATCGACGTTGCGCAAAAAATCGACAAACCGATCATCATCCTCAAGGCCAACACCTCCACCGCCGGCAGTCAGGCCGCCCTGAGCCATACCGCCTCGCTCAGCAACGACGAGGCGATCATCGACACCGCCTTTGAACGGGCCGGCATCATCCGCATCGATCACCTCCACGAGTTCATCACCACGACCAAGGCCTTTCTGCTGCCGCCCATGCGCGGAAAGCGGCTCATGGCGATGAGTCCGGCCGGTGGTCTGGGCGTGGCCATGGCCGATCTCTGCGAGCATCGGGGATTTGCCTTTGCCGATCCGGGGGAAACGTTTTACCGCGAACTGCAGGAGATCGCCAATGCCGGTATCATCCGCCTGTCCAACCCGCTGGACATGGGGGATATTTACCAGATCGACAAGTATCCCCTGATTTTCAGCCATGTACTCGCCAGCCCCGAGGTGGATGGCGCGATTTTTGTCAGCCAGACTCCGGCCATGCCTTCCCAGGGCAAGGATGTCTTCACCGCGATGTTCACCACCGATCTCACCCTGGAGATGACCGGCGCGGTGCGCTCCTCGGCGAAACCGCTGGCCCTTGTCCTGTACGGCGATGGCCAGCAGGTGGCCACCTTGAAGAAGCGCTGCCGAATTCCGGTGTTCAACGGACTTGAAGAGGCCATTTCCGCCCTGCATCGGCAGATGTCGTTTCATGCCCGACAGGCAGAGGGTCATTTCCAGGCGGATGAGCCCCTATTGAGGCAGCATCCTGATCGTGGCCAAGAGTGGCTCAGCCGCCACGATGGGGCCATTGGCGAAGAATCCCTCGAATTTCTCTCCCGTTATGGTCTGGTCAGCCCGCGTGCCGAGATCGCCCGTTCGCCCGAAGAGGCTGCGGGCCTGGCGGAGAGCATCGGCTTTCCGGTGGCGTTCAAGGTGATCTCTCCCCAGGGCCTGCATAAAACGGAAGTCGGAGGGGTCCTCCTCGGCATTGCCAGCCTTGAGGAGGCAGGGGAAGGCTTCCGCCAGATTCAAGCCAACCTTAAGCTCTCTGCCCCAGGGGCGCGGTTCGACGGAGTCCGTGTGACAGCCATGGCCGGGGAGGGGCATGACCTCTTTATCGGCGGACTGCAGGATCCCTCCTTCGGGCCGGTGCTCTTCTTTGGTTACGGTGGGATACTCATCGAACTGCTTGCGGATGTGGAGCGGGTCCTCTGCCCATCTTCACGCACAGAAATCCGCGAAAAACTGCAGCGGTTGCAGGCCTGGCGGCTCCTTTCCGGCATCCGCGGCCAGAAGGCCGTCAATCCCGAGCCCTTTATTGACCTGGCCTGCACCTTGAGTCAGGTTCTCGCACACAACCCGCAAATCCGCGAACTGGACATCAACCCGGTCCGGCTCTGCTTTGATGGCACACTCCTTGCTCTGGATGCACGCATGCGCGTGCAACAGATAGGGACAACGACCGCAGAGAGAAACAATTGCTCGCCTTTGGGATGA